The window ATAGAGGAGGCCCAGCGTCTAAAGCCAACCCCAGATATGAGGCATAGGATAGAGCATAACAGCCTCTGCACCCCGAAACAGCTGAAGAGGATAAAGGAGCTTGGGGTCACACCTAGCTCGAGCATAGGGTACATGTGGGGAATAGGGGATGACTATGCTGAGAACTTCGGCCCTGAGAGGGAGAGATGGCTCCACCCCCACAAGAGCATGATAGACCTGGGAATTATAGCCGGGGGAAACAGCGACTATCCAGTGAGCGATGGAAACCCAATGGTTCAGATATATGAGGCCGTGACCAGGAGGACAAGAACGGGGAGGACCATAGGTCCAGAAGAGGCCATAACCTTAAAGGAGGCTTTGAGGCTGTACACCTGGAACGGGGCCTATCTAGGAAAGGAAGAGCACATTAAGGGGAGTATAGAGCCGGGAAAATATGCGGACATCGTTGTACTGGATAGAGACATCCTAAACATTTCCCCCGAGGAATTAAAGGATGTAAAGGTAGACATAACAATAGTCGACGGCAGAATAGTCTTTCAACGACCGAAAACCTAAAACCAAAACCAACTCTCAAGGAAATGAAGTCCTAACGTTTAATATAAAACGTCATGGAATGCTCATTTATTATGAGCATTCTGAGTTTGAAACTTTAACAATCTTCGAAGAACTTATAATTTGTGAGATGTTCAGCCTTCCTATTTAGTCACTTTTCGCAGATTACTCCTAGGATCTCCTCCCGGTAGACCACTTTTTTGAAGCCCGCTATTCTTAATCTCTTCATCACGCCCCTTCTTATATCCAGTCTTCTGAACCTCTTCCCAGGCTCACCAGTATAATGGTAGAGTCTCCCACCAACCTGGAGAACCCTATGGAGGCTCTTATAGAACTCCATGCTGTATAGATGTCCGGCGCGAGACAGCCTTGGGGGGTCGTGAATGATGTACTGGAAAAAGCCTGTGGGCAGAGCGTCGACCAAGATGTACGAGTCTCCGATCAACAGGTGAATTCTAGGATCCTCGAATAATCCCCTGGACCAAGGGTTGATCATCGCCATCTTCAGAACCTGGGGGTCGAGTTCTATGGAGACCACGATCTGGGCTCCCCTCTCAACCGCTGCTAGGGCAGTATAGCCCAGCCCAGTACATGTGTCCAGGACGTTTCCTCCCTCAACTCTTAGGGATTCCACCTTCCCCTTGGCATCCGCCTCTGGTGTCGTACCCTTTGTCCTGTGCATCCTAATCCCGTCAATCTCTAGGGTTGGGGCTCCATCAGTTGGTACAAGCTTATAGTAGTGGTCTCCAGACATGGCGGCTATGTATAGTCTTCCATCCCTTAGGATGAAGACTACATCTTCTCTCTTTGCAGCCTTCTCAAGCTCATCAAACCCTATCAGGCTTCCATCGGGGAGGATAACCCCCTCATTCCACTGCCCTATCGAGACCTGAGATATCCCAAGGTCGAGTGAGATTCTCCTCTCCCCCTTCAGGATTCTCCTAGCCGTCTCGGGGGTTATGAGCACAGGAATATTCCTTTCATTCAAATAGGCAAGTATTATAAACAAGTGGAATTATTTAACCGAACTCATGTCTAAGGGGTTACTAGAATTCATATTAAACTTGAGAAGGTGGGCTGGAGGAGATAAGTGGGATGTGGAGGAACCTACCGCGATTGGAGAAGGCTATGCTTGGACCTACAATGGAAGGTTCTACTCTATTCTATACACAAGAGCAGGGATGTACAGAGGAAACCACCTCCACCCCGTGGATCAGCACACCATCCTCCTTGAGGGTAAAGGAAGTTATATCATGAAGAGGGGATTGGGGGAGGTCATCCAACCACTGGAGGTGGGGAAGGTCCTCACCATTAAGGCTGGGATCCCCCACATCTTCCTACCCGAGGAGGATTGCCTGACCTTGGAGTGGTGGGATGGGATGTTCGAGGCCAAGGAGCATGACTTCCCCAAATACATGAAAGAGATAAAGCCTAGAATCGACGAGTTCAATAGACGCCTAGAAGAGTTAAAAAACCAGAGATCAAGAAGATAAGAAGATTTCAGATGACAACAAGAATTCTATATTATAATTAAGACTTCCATAAAACATGTGGGGAAACTAGTTCTATCGTAGGTGCCCCGTCCTAATAATTTAGAAGCCTCCTAGGCCTATGGACCTCCTGAGGATCTCGGAGTTTATGGAGCCCGAGGTGTAGGATGAGCCTGTTCTGAAGCTGGTTAGGGTTATGACGGCGGGGGCGAAGAGGGAGGGGTCTATCCTAGTGAAATCGAAGTCTACAGCCCTATAAACCTCGTATGAGGGTCTGCCATAGAACCTCGATCTGGATGAGGGAGCCCTCTCAGCTAGGTCCCTGAGGGTTTCATCATCCTCATCAACTATGTAGTCTGTAACCCCTCCGTATGTTATGGCGTCCTCAGCTCTCCCCATAGCGATTCCGAGATCTCTGTGAAGGGGCATGACCGGGGCGTATCCAGAGCCGTGGAGAACCTTTCTAGGCTCGAGCCCTAGGAGGTCAAGCCTGAAGAGGCCTGTCTCGACAACTCTGCTGGATATCTGGATCATGCCGGCTAGGGAGGTTGTGGATGTGAGGATCAGATAGGTTTCGGAGGGCTTGACACCGCAAGCCTCGGCTATGAATCTTATGGCCT is drawn from Candidatus Bathyarchaeota archaeon and contains these coding sequences:
- a CDS encoding RsmD family RNA methyltransferase, coding for MPVLITPETARRILKGERRISLDLGISQVSIGQWNEGVILPDGSLIGFDELEKAAKREDVVFILRDGRLYIAAMSGDHYYKLVPTDGAPTLEIDGIRMHRTKGTTPEADAKGKVESLRVEGGNVLDTCTGLGYTALAAVERGAQIVVSIELDPQVLKMAMINPWSRGLFEDPRIHLLIGDSYILVDALPTGFFQYIIHDPPRLSRAGHLYSMEFYKSLHRVLQVGGRLYHYTGEPGKRFRRLDIRRGVMKRLRIAGFKKVVYREEILGVICEK
- a CDS encoding amidohydrolase family protein; translation: IEEAQRLKPTPDMRHRIEHNSLCTPKQLKRIKELGVTPSSSIGYMWGIGDDYAENFGPERERWLHPHKSMIDLGIIAGGNSDYPVSDGNPMVQIYEAVTRRTRTGRTIGPEEAITLKEALRLYTWNGAYLGKEEHIKGSIEPGKYADIVVLDRDILNISPEELKDVKVDITIVDGRIVFQRPKT
- a CDS encoding methenyltetrahydromethanopterin cyclohydrolase, with the protein product MAYRIVEDLLSEPEYYGVIVEKLPSGATLIDTGVDARGGYEAGLMASRIAMGGAGTVSLSYSGYDGLVLPTVVVTTDHPSIALLGAQLAGWKIRVGDYNADGSGPARALALKPKKIYERIGYRDESDVAVLLLETHQKPPDEAIRFIAEACGVKPSETYLILTSTTSLAGMIQISSRVVETGLFRLDLLGLEPRKVLHGSGYAPVMPLHRDLGIAMGRAEDAITYGGVTDYIVDEDDETLRDLAERAPSSRSRFYGRPSYEVYRAVDFDFTRIDPSLFAPAVITLTSFRTGSSYTSGSINSEILRRSIGLGGF